CTGGCCCTGGTGCTGGGCTACACCCTGGCGAAGCTGCACCGGCTGCACGCGTGGCTGCTTTCCAGGCGCCAGCAGCCAAGGTCGGAACAGTACGGGCTCTGGTACGAGCTGCACGCCCTGCTGCGACGACGCCAGCGCGACCAGCGCAGGCGCCAGCGTCGCCTGCTGGCCCTGCTGGCGACCTTCAGGGAGGGCGCCGAGGCCTTGCCGGATGCCCTTATCTACCTCAACGAGGACCTTCGGATCCTCTGGTTTAATCCGGCCGCCACCCGGCTCGCCGGGCTCAGTCATCCGCGCGACATCGGCGTCGGCGTCACCCACCTGCTGCGCTCGCCGAAGGTCGCCGACTGGCTGGCCGGAGGCGCCGCGGAACCGCTGTTCGACGTCCCCGCACCCGACGACGCCTCGCGCCGCCTGAGCTTCCGGCTGATCCGCTACGGCCACGCCGGCCGGCAACTGCTGATCATCCGCGACATCAGCCAGCTGATGCGCCTCGAGCAGGTCAGGCGCGATTTCGTGGCCAATGTCTCCCACGAGTTGCGCACGCCGCTCACCGTGCTGCACGGCTACCTCGACCTGCTGGACCCGGAGGATGCGCCGGCGCTGGCGCCGATGCTGGTGGAGATGCGCACGCAGTCGCTGCGCATGGCGCAGATCGTCGAGGACCTGCTGACGCTGTCAAGGCTGGAGGCGGGCAGCGCCATCGAGGACGACCACGTGGCCATGGACGGCATGCTCCGGACCCTGCGCCGCGAGGCCGAAGCGCTCAGCCAGGGACGACACCGGATCGTCGTGGACAACGCCCTTGCCGCCGACCTGATCGGCTCGACCAAGGAACTGCACAGCGCGTTCTCGAACCTGGTCAGCAACGCAGTCCGCTACACGCCGGCGGACGGCCGTATCGGGATCGCCTGGCGCCGCCACCCCGACGGTGGCGCCGCGCTGGAGGTCGTCGACACCGGTCAGGGTATCGCCGCGCAGCACATCCCCCGCCTCACCGAACGCTTCTACCGCGTCTCCAACAGCCGCTCCCGCGATTCCGGGGGCACCGGCCTGGGGCTGGCCATCGTCAAGCACGTGCTCGCCCTGCACCAGGCGCGGCTCGAGATCAGCAGCGAGCCCGGCAAGGGCAGCCGCTTCGCCTGCGTGTTCGGGACGGAGCGGATCCGGTCGCTGCCGGCGGCGGAAGGCGCCGATGGCGCCGGCGCGGCCGCATGAACGCTGAACGTCGCCTCCCGGCGCCGGTACCGGGCACCGGCAACGACCGCCCAGCCCGCGGCAGCCGTGGAACAATGGCCGGCCCGGGAACCCGCCCAGCCGACGTACGGAAGCGCCTGACGCCATGAACCAGCACCGCGCCCAGGAAGTCGCCATCGACCTTCGCGACCCTGCGCTCTACATCAACCGGGAGCTTTCCCTGCTGGAATTCCATCGCCGCGTGCTGGCGCAGGCCCAGGACCCGTCGGTGCCCCTGCTGGAGCGGTTGCGTTTCCTTTGCATCACCTGCACCAATCTCGACGAGTTCTTCGAGATCCGGGCCGCCACCGTTCTGGAGCAGAAGGCGCTCGGCGTCCCCGCGGTCGGTCCCGACGGGCTGGCGCCGGACGAATTGCTGGGCAGGATCCGCGAACGCGCGCTGGAACTCGTCGAGGCCCAGTACCGGCTCTGGAACGAGGTGCTGCTGCCGGAACTGGCCGCCCACGAAATCAAGGTGCTGGGGCGCGACGTCTGGAACGCCCGCCAGCGTCGCTGGCTGAACGACTACTTCCGGGCCGAGATCCTGCCGGTGCTCTCGCCGCTGGGCCTGGACCCGGCCCACCCCTTTCCCCGGATCCTCAACAAGAGCCTCAATTTTGCGGTGTCCCTGAAGGGCAAGGACGCCTTCGGGCGTCCCGCCGGCATGGCCCTGGTCCGCGCACCCCGCTCGCTGCCGCGCGTGTTCCGGCTGCCGGCCGCCATCGCCGGCGGCGAGAACATCTTCGTCACCCTGGCCGCGGTGCTTGCCGAGTTCATGGACGAGCTGTTCCCCGGCCTGCAGGTCAGGGGCTCCTACCAGTTCCGGGTGACCCGGAACGGCGAGCTGTTCGTCGACGAGGACGATGCCGAGAACCTCGCCCACGCGCTCAAGGACGAACTGCGCGAGCGCGGCTACGCGCGCGCGGTGCGCCTGGAGATCGCCCAGTCCTGCCCGCGCGAGATCGCCAGTTTCCTGACCGGGCATTTCGAACTGGACGAGCAGGCCGTGTACCGCTGCGACGGCCCGGTCAACCTCAACCGCATGGCCGCCGTCTACGACATGGTCAGCCGGCCCGAGCTCAAGTACCCCAAGTTCCAGCCCCGGATCGCGGTCGATCCCGGCGACGACGGCAGTCTGTTCGACGACATCGCCCGCGCCGACACCCTGCTTCACCATCCGTTCGACAGCTTCGCGACCGTCGTCGAGCTGCTCCGCGAGGCCGCCCACGATCCGCACGTGCTGGCCATCAAGCAGACCCTGTACCGGGCCGGTGTCGATTCGCCGATCGTCCAGAACCTGGTCGAAGCGGCGCGCAACGGCAAGGAGGTCACCGTGGTGATCGAGCTGCGCGCGCGCTTCGACGAGGAGGCCAACATCGCCCTGGCCAACCGCCTGCAGGAAGCCGGCGTGCAGGTGGTCTACGGCGTGGTCGGCTTCAAGACCCATGCCAAGGTGATGCTGATCGTCCGCCGCGAGGCCGAGGGGCTGCGCCGCTACCTGCACCTGGGCACCGGCAACTACCATCCCGGTACCGCCAAGGCCTACACCGACATCGGCCTGCTGACCTGCGACCCGGACCTCGCGGAGGACGCCAGCAAGCTGTTCCAGCAGCTCTCCGGCCTGGGCTCGGTGATCCGCATGAAGCGGCTGCTGCAGTCGCCGTTCACCCTGCACAAGGCGATGCTGGCGAAGATCACCCGCGAGGCCGCCAATGCCCGTGCTGGCCGACCCGCCGGCATCCGAGCCAAGATGAACGCGCTGACCGAACCGGCCATCATCGAGGCGCTGTACGCGGCCTCGCAGGCCGGCGTGCCGATCGAGCTGATCGTGCGGGGCGCCTGCGCGCTGCGCCCCGGCCTGCCCGGCATCTCCGAGAACATCAGCGTGCGCTCTCTGGTCGGCCGTTTCCTGGAGCACTCGCGGGTCTACTGGTTCGCCAACGCGGGCGACCCGGAGGTGTTCGGGTCCAGCGCCGACTGGATGGAGCGCAACCTGCTGCGCCGCATCGAGGCCTGTTTTCCGATCCTCGATCCGGCGCTGGCGGCGCGGGTGGTCGCCGAGTGCCTGGACAACTACCTGTCCGACAACAGCCAGGCTTGGCTGCTTCAGGCCGACGGAGGCTATCTCCGCCTCGCGCCGGGGGAGTCGATGCCGCACTCGGCCCAGTCCCACCTGCTGGCCCAGGTGCTGTAGGTACGCTGCCGTCGGCGGCCGCTCAGCTGCGGCGGCGACCGCCCGGCAGCATCCTCCGGAGGGTGTCGTCCCGAAACCAGAAGTGGTGCGCCAGCGCCGCGGCTGCGTGGATGCCCACCAGCAGGTAGCCGACGTTCGCCAGGCTCTCGTGGAGGTCCTTGACGCGATTCTTCAGCGCCTCGTCGGGCGCCACAAGGCCGGGCAGCTCCAGGCCCCAGAACAGCACCGGTTTGCCGGAAGCGCTCAGCAGCAGCCAGCCCAGCACCGGCATGATCAGCAGCCACCCGTACAGCAGCAGGTGCACGGCGCCTGCCGCCAGGTGCTGCCAGCGTGGCGGCGCCGGCACGATCGGCGGCGCGGGGCTTGCCCAGCGCGCCGCCAGCCGGACCCCGGTGATCGCCAGCACACTCAGGCCCAGGGTGAAATGCCAGGCCTTGAGCGCCTCGCGGGGGTCGCTGCCGCGCGGATACAGCTCGCGCAGCTCGATGCAGACGAACGCCGCGACCACCAGCAGCAGGGTCAGCCAGTGCAGGGCGATGCGCAGCGGTTGGTAGCGGTTCCGGCCGGGGCTGGCGGTCACGGGGGGGTCCGGGAGCGGCGACAGCGCGGATTTTCCGCCCGCTTCCGGCGCCGGTGCCGGAACGCGAATCAGGCTCAGGGCGCTTCGCCGCCGTCCCGCTACCAGCGCGTGCGGATCTGGTTGCGCTCGGCGTCCCGGTCGTACTGGCGCATCTCGCTGCGGATGTAGGCCACGGTCTGTTCGACCAGCGGGTTGCGGGACTCGTCGAGCAGCTCGGCGTCGAGCAATTGGGCGACCCGCTGCGCCACCGGCAGCATCGAGTTCCAGGCGTCCAGCGCCGGCATCGGCCCCGGCAGCGTCATGAAGAAGGTCAGCCCCGGGCTGGTCAGCCGGGCCAGGTCGCGCAGGTCGAAGCTGCCCGGCTTGGCGATGTTGGCCATGCTGAACAACGGTCCGTCCTGCTCGCGACCGTCGACAAGGCGGTGGAAGATGCCCATGTCGCCGTACACCAGGCCGACCTTGTCGGCGACCACCACCAGGTCGTCGCCGCGCAGGACGCCGCCGTCGCGGGCATGCACGAACAGGCTGACGATCCGATCGAACGGCCGGTTCGGCCGGCTGCCCGGACGCGGCCCGGAGGCCTGTACAGGCGCTTCGTCGGCACCGTCCACGTGCGGCTCGACCCCGGTCGCGGACGCATCGAGCAGTTCGCCCTGTTCCGGATCGGCACGTTCGCCGGACAACAGCTGACCGAGTTCGGCGAGCTGGTCGCGCAGGTCCGGATCCATGCCCTGCAGGGGGTCGGACTGCGACTCGCCAGCCGCTGCCGCGCCCAGCAACGGTTCGACCCGGCCATTGCGGCCGGACCGCGACGGCTCGGCGCCCTTGGGACGCGCCTTCGGCGACCGGGTTCCGAACCAGTAGATCAACGGCAGCACGACCAGAAAGCCCACTGCCAGGATGATCAGGCTAAGCATCAGCTTGTCGTTCATGGCCCCACCTGTATCGACCGCCGCATGATCGCAGGTCCGCGCGGGCGCCGCACGAGCCGGTCAGGCCGCACCGGCGAGCTCTGCGGCCTCGGCCAGGTCGACGCTGACCAGCCGCGACACGCCGGGCTCGCGCATGGTCACGCCGCACAGCTGCCGCATCGACTCCATGGTCACCTTGTTGTGGGTGACGGCAAGGAACTGCACGCCCTCGCTCATCTCCCTGACCAGCTCGCAGAACCGGCCGACATTGGCCTCGTCGAGCGGCGCATCGACCTCGTCGAGCAGGCAGAACGGCGCCGGATTGAGGCGGAAGATCGCGAACACCAGGGCCGCCGCGGTGAGCGCCTTTTCGCCACCGGACAGCAAGGAGATGCTGGAGACCCGCTTGCCGGGCGGCCTGGCCATGATCGCGACGCCGGTGGTCAGCAGGTCGTCGCCGGTCAGCTCCAGGTAGGCGTGACCGCCACCGAACAGGCGGGGGAACAGCACCTGGATGCCGGCATTGACGCGGTCGAAGGTGTCCTTGAAGCGGCTGCGGGTTTCGCGGTCGATGCGGCGGATGGCGTTCTCGAGGGTCTCCAGCGCGCTGGTCAGGTCGGCGTTCTGGGCATCGAGGTACTCCTTGCGCTTGCTCTGCTCCTCGTACTCGGTGATCGCCGCAAGGTTGACCGGCTCCAGGCGCCGGATCTTCTGCTCCAGGTCGTCGATGGCCTGGATCCAGCCGGCCGGATCGGCATCCGGCTCCAGGCCGGCCAGCAGCGCAGCGCGGTCGAAGCCGGCTTGCTCGACCTCCTCGACCAGCCGCTGGGCGCGCAGTTGCAGCGCCTGGGCCTGCATCCGGGCGGTGGCGATGCGGTCGCGCAGTTCGGTGGCCTCCCGCTCGAGGCTGTGCCGGGCGTGTTCCTGGCGTCGGAACTCGGCCTCGCAGGCCTCCACCGCCTCGCGCGCGGCGACCAGATCGCGGTCGACCAGGATGCGCTGCTCCAGGGCCGCCTGGCGGGCGGCCGCCAGCTCCTCGTGGGGCGAGCGCGCCTGCTCGATCTGCGTGCCCAGGGACTGCACGCGCTCGACCAGCTGGCCGCGCTGTCCCTGCAGCCGGGCCAGCGCCTGCTCCAGGGAGGTGAGCGCCGACCGTCGCGCCTCCAGTTCGCGATCGACCGCATGCAGCTCGGAACGGGCGGCATCCGCGGCCTGGCGCGCCTGCTCGCGGGCCTCGAGCAGACCACGCTTCTCCCCCTCGAGGAGGACGCGGGCGGACTCGTGATCGGCCATCCGTGCAAGCGCCTGCTCGAGCCGCGCCCGACCGGCCCGGACATCCTCCTGGTCCTGCGCGAGGCGGGCGGTGAGGATTGCGTGCTCCTCGGAAAGCTCGGCGATGCGCTTGCGTGCGCCCTCGAGCCGGCCACGCTGGCCGCTCAGCGCACCGCCGATCTCGCTGAGTGCCCGATGCGCCTGGTACAGGCCGCGCTGGGCGTCGTCGCGCTCGATTTCTGCGGCGCGCTTGTCGTCGCGGGCCTGCAGCGACCTGCCGTGCAGGTCGGCCAGTGCCGTGGCGGTGGCCTCCAGGGCGGCGCGCACGCCGGCCAGTTCGTTTTCCCGGGCCAGCACGCCGGCCTGGGCGCCGTCGCCACGCACGGTGCGCACGAAGCCATGGCCCTGCCAGACGCCGTCGGCGGTGATCACCGATTCGTCGGCCGCAAGCGTCGGCAACAGGCGGGCGGCCTGGGCGCGGTCGGCAGCGACATGGACCTTGCCGAGCAGGGCCATCGCCGCCGCAGGGCCACCGGCATGGCCGGCGAGGGTGCCGGGCCGCCGGGCGGCGGCCGGTCGGGCATCGACCACGGTCAGACCCTGCCCGGGCTCCGCGGCGATCGCCTCCAGCAACGCGCCGGGGTCGTCCTGGACCGCGGCATCCAGCCAGCCGGCCAGCACGGTCTCCACCGAGGCCTCCCAGCCCGGGTCCACCCGCAGGGTTTCGCCCAGCCGAGGCGCCCCGGCCAGTCCGAGGCGCTCCAACACGCTGCGCCTGGCCGGCTGGTCGTCGCCCAGGGCGGCGCCCTGCAGGGCCTCCAGCGAGGCAAGCCGGCCGCGCTCGGCCTGCTCCTGCTTGCGCAGGTCGGCCAGTTGCTGCTGCAGCGCCTGCTCCTCGCGCTCCGCGGCGGCCAGCGCCTGGCGGCGCGCCTCGAGCAGAGCCGTTGCTTCCTCAACCGCCTTGCGCAACGACGTCTCGCGCTCCTCCATCTCGGTCAGGGCGCTGGCCAGGGCCTCGGCGTCGTTGCCCTGCCGTTCCTGCGCGAGGACGGCGAGCCGACGGTCCGCGTCCAGGCACTGGCGGTCCAGGAGTTCGATGCGGGCCCGCTCCACTTCCGCGGCCCGTGAGGTCTCGTGGCTCTCGCGGGCATGGCGGTCCTGGCGCGCCTGCCAGTCGGCGAGCGCGGACTCGGCAGCCTGCAGCGCCTGGCTGCCCGACTCGGCGCGGCCGCGTGCCTGCACCAGGCGAGGCTCGGCGTCGGCGATGGCGGCGCCCAGTTCCTCGATCTGGCCGCGGTCAGCGCCGATGTGGCCCTCGACCTCGGCGAGCGCCTGCTCGGTCTCGACATGCTGTCGGGCAAGCCGCTCCGCCAGGTCCTTCTGGTGCGCAAGCGTCTGCTCGATCCGGGTGATCTCGCCGGCGATCCGGTAGCTCTCCGCCTGCACCTGGTTGAAGCGGCCGCCGGCCTGGACCTGGCGCTCGTGCAGGGCCTCGAGCGCCGCTTCGCAGGCGCGCTGTCCGGCCACGGTCCGCTCCAGCGCCGTTTCCCGCTCCGAGAGCGCCGCGGCATCGCGCGCCAGCTCGGCCTCCAGGCGGCCCAGCTCCAGCGCGTGCAGTTCTGCCTGGCGCCGGGCCAGCTCGCCCTTCAGCTCGGTCCAGCGTTCGGCGGCCCGGGCCTGCCGTCGCAGGTGCTCGATCTGCTTGCCGATTTCCTCGCGCAGGTCGTCCAGGCGCTCGAGGTTCTCGCGCGTGTGCCGGA
This Lysobacterales bacterium DNA region includes the following protein-coding sequences:
- the phoR gene encoding phosphate regulon sensor histidine kinase PhoR, with the protein product MHERIDRVWTRLLWRIGALLGLATLAGALLGQPLAALAVALALVLGYTLAKLHRLHAWLLSRRQQPRSEQYGLWYELHALLRRRQRDQRRRQRRLLALLATFREGAEALPDALIYLNEDLRILWFNPAATRLAGLSHPRDIGVGVTHLLRSPKVADWLAGGAAEPLFDVPAPDDASRRLSFRLIRYGHAGRQLLIIRDISQLMRLEQVRRDFVANVSHELRTPLTVLHGYLDLLDPEDAPALAPMLVEMRTQSLRMAQIVEDLLTLSRLEAGSAIEDDHVAMDGMLRTLRREAEALSQGRHRIVVDNALAADLIGSTKELHSAFSNLVSNAVRYTPADGRIGIAWRRHPDGGAALEVVDTGQGIAAQHIPRLTERFYRVSNSRSRDSGGTGLGLAIVKHVLALHQARLEISSEPGKGSRFACVFGTERIRSLPAAEGADGAGAAA
- the ppk1 gene encoding polyphosphate kinase 1; the protein is MNQHRAQEVAIDLRDPALYINRELSLLEFHRRVLAQAQDPSVPLLERLRFLCITCTNLDEFFEIRAATVLEQKALGVPAVGPDGLAPDELLGRIRERALELVEAQYRLWNEVLLPELAAHEIKVLGRDVWNARQRRWLNDYFRAEILPVLSPLGLDPAHPFPRILNKSLNFAVSLKGKDAFGRPAGMALVRAPRSLPRVFRLPAAIAGGENIFVTLAAVLAEFMDELFPGLQVRGSYQFRVTRNGELFVDEDDAENLAHALKDELRERGYARAVRLEIAQSCPREIASFLTGHFELDEQAVYRCDGPVNLNRMAAVYDMVSRPELKYPKFQPRIAVDPGDDGSLFDDIARADTLLHHPFDSFATVVELLREAAHDPHVLAIKQTLYRAGVDSPIVQNLVEAARNGKEVTVVIELRARFDEEANIALANRLQEAGVQVVYGVVGFKTHAKVMLIVRREAEGLRRYLHLGTGNYHPGTAKAYTDIGLLTCDPDLAEDASKLFQQLSGLGSVIRMKRLLQSPFTLHKAMLAKITREAANARAGRPAGIRAKMNALTEPAIIEALYAASQAGVPIELIVRGACALRPGLPGISENISVRSLVGRFLEHSRVYWFANAGDPEVFGSSADWMERNLLRRIEACFPILDPALAARVVAECLDNYLSDNSQAWLLQADGGYLRLAPGESMPHSAQSHLLAQVL
- a CDS encoding cytochrome b; the encoded protein is MTASPGRNRYQPLRIALHWLTLLLVVAAFVCIELRELYPRGSDPREALKAWHFTLGLSVLAITGVRLAARWASPAPPIVPAPPRWQHLAAGAVHLLLYGWLLIMPVLGWLLLSASGKPVLFWGLELPGLVAPDEALKNRVKDLHESLANVGYLLVGIHAAAALAHHFWFRDDTLRRMLPGGRRRS
- the zipA gene encoding cell division protein ZipA, which translates into the protein MNDKLMLSLIILAVGFLVVLPLIYWFGTRSPKARPKGAEPSRSGRNGRVEPLLGAAAAGESQSDPLQGMDPDLRDQLAELGQLLSGERADPEQGELLDASATGVEPHVDGADEAPVQASGPRPGSRPNRPFDRIVSLFVHARDGGVLRGDDLVVVADKVGLVYGDMGIFHRLVDGREQDGPLFSMANIAKPGSFDLRDLARLTSPGLTFFMTLPGPMPALDAWNSMLPVAQRVAQLLDAELLDESRNPLVEQTVAYIRSEMRQYDRDAERNQIRTRW
- the smc gene encoding chromosome segregation protein SMC is translated as MRLSTIKLAGFKSFVDPTTLHLPTNLTGIVGPNGCGKSNIIDAIRWVMGESAASRLRGDQLTDVIFSGSSARKPVGTATVELVFDNADGVLVGEYAGFAEISVKRSVSRDGTSAYFLNGTRCRRRDITDLFLGTGLGPRSYAIIEQGMISEIVEAAPEQLRVHLEEAAGISKYKERRRETENRIRHTRENLERLDDLREEIGKQIEHLRRQARAAERWTELKGELARRQAELHALELGRLEAELARDAAALSERETALERTVAGQRACEAALEALHERQVQAGGRFNQVQAESYRIAGEITRIEQTLAHQKDLAERLARQHVETEQALAEVEGHIGADRGQIEELGAAIADAEPRLVQARGRAESGSQALQAAESALADWQARQDRHARESHETSRAAEVERARIELLDRQCLDADRRLAVLAQERQGNDAEALASALTEMEERETSLRKAVEEATALLEARRQALAAAEREEQALQQQLADLRKQEQAERGRLASLEALQGAALGDDQPARRSVLERLGLAGAPRLGETLRVDPGWEASVETVLAGWLDAAVQDDPGALLEAIAAEPGQGLTVVDARPAAARRPGTLAGHAGGPAAAMALLGKVHVAADRAQAARLLPTLAADESVITADGVWQGHGFVRTVRGDGAQAGVLARENELAGVRAALEATATALADLHGRSLQARDDKRAAEIERDDAQRGLYQAHRALSEIGGALSGQRGRLEGARKRIAELSEEHAILTARLAQDQEDVRAGRARLEQALARMADHESARVLLEGEKRGLLEAREQARQAADAARSELHAVDRELEARRSALTSLEQALARLQGQRGQLVERVQSLGTQIEQARSPHEELAAARQAALEQRILVDRDLVAAREAVEACEAEFRRQEHARHSLEREATELRDRIATARMQAQALQLRAQRLVEEVEQAGFDRAALLAGLEPDADPAGWIQAIDDLEQKIRRLEPVNLAAITEYEEQSKRKEYLDAQNADLTSALETLENAIRRIDRETRSRFKDTFDRVNAGIQVLFPRLFGGGHAYLELTGDDLLTTGVAIMARPPGKRVSSISLLSGGEKALTAAALVFAIFRLNPAPFCLLDEVDAPLDEANVGRFCELVREMSEGVQFLAVTHNKVTMESMRQLCGVTMREPGVSRLVSVDLAEAAELAGAA